The genomic region CGATCATCTCCGGGCTCAGGTCGGCGGTCTCGCCTTCACCTTTCTTGGCATAGTTGCCCACTTCACCCAACCAGCGGTGCAGCGTCAGGGTGTGAAAGCCATCGGCAGCCGATTGCTCGCCGGCGGTTTTCCAGTTGGCGTTGACCACGAAGCGCTGCGGCGGGCCAAGCACTTCCATGCCCTTGTCCGAACGGCAAAAGAGCATGTCGTAATACCACTTGGCGTCACCGAGGAACTCGTCGAACGAAGGCCCGTCGATGTTCCAGGTAGCGAATACCAGGCCGCCGTACAACGTGACCCGGGCCTTCTTCAGGCCCAGCTCTTCCTTGGGCAGCGTCTTGCCGTGCATGCATTCGCGCTCGACCGGCGAACCGACGAAGTCACCGTTGGGACGGAAGGCCCAGCCGTGATAGATGCATTTATGAATTTGCGTGTTGCCGCAGTCAGCGGTGCTGATGCGCATACCACGGTGCGGGCAGACGTTAAGCGTGACGAAGACTTCGCCTTCTTTGCCGCGCGCAACAATGACCGAATCGGAGCCCAGGTCACGCACCATGAAATCCCCGGAATTCGGAATTTCCGACTCGTGCCCCAGCAGCACCCAAATCTTGCCGAAGATCTTCTCCATCTCCAGGTCGTAAATCTCGCGGTCAGACAACACGCGCATCTGTACTTCACGGCTGGAGGGGTAGATGAGGTCAGAGACCTTGGTTCCATCAGACAACACGGGGCTTGTTATTGTTAGCATGCTTGCCTCCTACTCTTGGCTTCACGGCGGTAAGCCGCAAGATAATATAAGACACTTTTCAGATTTGTGTATACTAAATTCACGCACAATTTGTGGGTGAAATCACTCGAATCCGCTTTCACTGGGCAGGCTTTAGGCCCACTTGGGTACGCAGTACGCCGATACCGTCAATTTCCAGCTCAACCACATCACCGCGTTTCAGATACCGCAACTGCTCCAGGCCGCAACCGTTACCCACGGTGCCGGAACCCAGGAACTCACCGGCGTGAAGCGTTTCATCACGCGAAACGTGGGCGATCACATCTTCAAATTGCCAGCGCATGTCACGGGTATTGCCACGCCCCCATTCCTCACCATTGACCCGGGCAATCATGTTCAGGTCATAGGGGTCGCCCAGCTCATCAGCGGTGACCAGGCACGGGCCCATGATGTTCGCCGTATCGAAGTCCTTGCTTTTGGCCGGCCCGAGCATCCCGGGCATTTCCAGGGCCTGGGCATCGCGGGCGCTCATGTCGTTGAAAATCGTGTAGCCGACGATGTGTCCGCGGGCCGCCTCGCGGCTGATGTCCTTGCCACGCTTGCCGATGTAGCAGCCGAACTCCAACTCGAAATCCAGCGCCCGGGTGAAGCTCGGCCATTGGAATTCATCATCGATACCGACCACCGCAAAGCGGTTGCCCTTGTAGTAGATCGGTTGCTCGTTGAAGGTCTCGATCACGCGGTCATCGGCGCGGGTGTTCATGGCTTTCAAGGTGGCTTCTGGGTCGTCGGTACGCAGGGCGCGCGCGCGACGGGCGGCGGCGAAGCTCTGGCGCAGGTGCAGTTCGAAGCAGGAGCAGTCACGCATTTGCGGTGGCGGCTGGATCGGTGCGCGCAGCTTCACATGGGCACGCTCCAGCACCGCGTCGGCCGGTGCTTTGGCCAGCAGGCCACGCGCCAGCTCCAACGCCGGCTCGCCAGCCTCCACCAGCCCGAGAATGCTGCCCAGCGCCGCGCTGTCACGCCCTTGCACCGCGCGGTAGGCGCGTTGCAGGTCCAGCACCTGCTGATCGTCGTTGAACAAGGCTCCCGCGCGATCAATGCCCTCGGCATCGGTGTAGGTCACCAGCCTCATACGCGGCCACTCACCGGCAACAGCGCGCCGGTCACCGCTGCCGCGTCATCCGACAACAGGAACGCCACCACCGCTGCCAGCGCCTCGGGTGTAACCCAGCGGCTGCTGTCGGCGTCGGGCATATCGGCGCGGTTGGTCGGTGTATCGATAATGCTCGGCAACACCGCATTCACGGTCACGCCACGGTCTTTCAGTTCTTCCGCCAGGGCTTCGGTAAAGCGTGCCACGCCGGCCTTGGAGGCGGCGTACGCGCCCATGCCGGCCGACGCCTTGACCGAGGCCAGCGCGCCAATGTTGACGATGCGCCCGGCGTTGCCCGCCACCAGGTGCGCCAGCGCCGATTGGGCGCTGACCACGGCAGTGCGCAGATTGATCTGGTACAGGCGGTCCCAGGTCTCCAACTGCCCTTCCTCGACCGTCTCCCAGGCAAAGCCGCCCGCCACGTTGACCAGGCCGTCAATGCCGCCCCACTGCGCGGCGACCCGTTCAAAGGCAACGCCGGCCGACGCTGCCGACGTCAGGTCTACCCCATCCAGGCACAGCAAGCCTTGTGTGTCCAACAGCGTGGCAGGTGCCTCACTGCGATCGAGCAAGGCCACCTGCGCACCGCGCGCCAGTAAATACTTGCCCAGCGTGCTGCCCAACACACCGAACCCACCGGTGACGACTATCCTCTTGCCCTGTAATGGCTGGGACATAGCGCAATCCTCTTGTTGTTTTTAGTGCGCGAACAGTCGATTCGCGCATTCACTACGGCGAATATATGACACTTTTCGAAAATATGTTCAAATGATACCGTACGACTTCGAGTCAAACACTTCGCAGCGGACTACGTCATGCCTAGAAAACTTCCCGCACTCAACGCCGATAACCGCGCCTTCTGGCAAGGCGGTGAACAGGGCACCTTGTTCGCTCACCATTGCGCGGCGTGCAGCCTGTACTTTCACCCGCCCGCCCCACTCTGCCCGCATTGCGCCAGCCTTGACGTGGCGCCCAGGGCGGTGAGCGGCAAGGGCAAGGTGCTCAGTTACACCGTCAACCACCAACCCTGGACGCCGGGGCTGGAGGTGCCGTATGTGGTGGCGATCATCGAACTGGTGGAACAGGCCGGCTTGCAGTTCGTCAGCAATGTGGTGGGCATGCCAGTTGATGAAGTGCACATCGACATGCCGGTGCGGGTCAGCTTCCTCAATATCGAGGATGTGTGGTTGCCTCTGTTCGAGAAGGATCAATGATGTTCGATCATCGGTATGAAAAAGACGTGGCAATCACCGGCGTCGGCCAATCCGAAGTCGGCCGACCGTCGAGCCTGTCGGCCATGCGCCTGACGGTCGACGCCTGCCTTGAAGCGATCGCCGACGCTGGCCTGCAGCGCAGTGACATCGACGGCGTGGCCTGCTGGCCGGGCGACAACAACAACGGCGATGCATTCTCGCCGGTGGGCCCGAGCGCATTGAAAAACGCGCTGGGCCTTAACGTGAACTGGTTCGGCGGCGGTTATGAAGGCCCGGGGCCGCTCGCCGGGGTGATCAACGGCGCCATGTCGATTGCAGCCGGGCTGTGCAAGCACGTGCTGGTGTTTCGCACCATCACCGAGGCCTCGGCACGCGTGGTCGACAAACAAGCCGGAGCCTTGACCAACAAGACCCAGGGCCGCGACAGCAGCTTCGCGTGGCAATGGTTTACCCCGTTCAACGTGCAGTCAGGCATCAACTTGATGGCGTTGTATGCGCAACGGCATTTTCATGAGTACGGCACCCGGCCGGAGCAGTTGGCGCAAATTGCCCTGACCTGCCGCCGCAACGCCATGCGCAACCCGAAGGCGGTGTACCGCACGCCAATGAGAATGGATGACTACATGGCGTCCCGGATGATTTCGTCACCGCTGCGTATGTTCGACTGTGACGTGCACTGCGACGCGTCCACGGCCATCGTGCTGTCGCGGCGGGACATTGCCAAGGACCTGCCCAACCGCCCTATCCGCATCGAGGCCATGGGCGCGGCACTCAACCAGCCCTGGTCGTGGGACCAGATCTCGCTGACGAAGATGGCCGCGTTCGATGTCGGCCAGATGATGTGGGCGCGCACCGACTACACCCCGCAGGATGTCGGCTCTGCGCAGCTGTATGACGGCTTTTCGATTCTGACGCTGATCTGGCTGGAGGCGCTGGGGCTGTGCCCCACCGGTGAAAGCGGCGCGTTTGTCGAGGGCGGTACCCGCATCGCGCTGGAGGGCGCCCTGCCGATCAACACCAATGGCGGCCAACTGTCCGGTGGCCGAACCCATGGCCTGGGCTATGTGCATGAGGCTTGCCAGCAACTGTGGGGGCGCGCCGAGGGCAGGCAGACGCGCGACCACGAGGTGAGCACCGTGGCTGCCGGCGGCGGCCCGCTGGGTGGCAGTTTGCTGTTGGTGCGCGAGTAACCGCGCGCCTCAGTACAGCACGCAGGCCACCTCGCTGCAGAACTCGATCAACGCCTTGCCCAGTTCGGCAAGGCCTTCCTCGTCGCGCTGCCCGCGAAACATCACGGCCGAGACGGTGAAGTCGATGCTGTCGGACGGCGAATAGATCGGCGCCGCCACCGCCAGGATGCCGACCGAAAAATGCCCGTCGTCCATGGCCCAGCCGCGCTCGGCCGCCAGTTTGACCTCCTCGCGATAAGTCGCCAGCGGCAACGGTCGGGCCCAGCGGATGGTCTCGTAACCGCTTTGCACCAGAGGGTCTTCCATGTCGATCTGGGTCGCGAACATGCGTCCGCTGGCGCCCATCAGCAGTGGCAAGCGTTGGCCTTCGGCCATGTCGATGCGCACGTCGGTCGGGCTGGCGGCGGAGCTGACGATCACGATCCGATCCGGGCTGGTGCGGCGCCACAGGGTGATCGTCACCCGCAGGCGCGCGGCCAGGTTCTGCAGCAGCGGCTTGGCCATCTGCACACGATGGCCCTGGGTCACTTGCTGTTCCACCAACCGCGCCAGGCCCAGGCCGACCGAGTAGCGCTTGGACATGGCACTGAAATCCACCACATCCTCCTGCACCAGCGTGCGCAGGATGTTAAAGCAGGTGCTGGGGTTGATTGCCAATTGTCGGGCGATGTCCACCGAACGTTCGGGCGTGCCGACCTGGCTGAGGTAGCGCAGGATGCGTATGGCATTGGAAACCGGCTTGACGGTAACCGCTGTGCCCAATTTAGTGCTGTCGTTGACGTCGGAAGAGTCCATGCCCAGTCCAGGTAACCAAAGATTGCTGGCATTCTAGCTTGAGAATGAAACCCTACGTGAAAGTTTTATCTGGGAATTTTCCTACGCATCGCTGACCGACGCCAAGGGCGGCTGGTAAATCAGCCGACGCGTCTGCAGGTCTTCACAGCGATAGCGCTCTATCAGGCGTTCCTGGGCGTGGTCCGCCTGTGTGACGCGTAACTGCTGGCGCAAATAGTCGAGCCAGGATTCAACCGTAAACCGCTCGACATATAGCTGCGGCTGCGCCATGTCGCGGTAAAGCCGCCAGTTCTGCGCGCCGTTGCGCCGACGCGCCTTGCCCACTGCGTAGACGCTGTTCAGGAAGTCCGCGCGCTGCGCATCCGTGACCTGATAGACGATCTCTACCGACACCGGTCCGTCGGCGTGGGCGACCGTAGCGGTCAGCAGGGGTTTTTCGGTCAGGGCCACCAGGGCGAAATCCGCTTCCTGGCCCAGCTCGAACTGCCCCTTGCGAGTGAGCATCAGCCCGCCGATCAACAACAGTGTCGCCAGTAGCAAGCTCTGCTCGAGCCCCACGTACTCGGCCAGTGCGCCCCATAGCACGCCACCGGCCGCCATGGCGCCCATCAACGTCAGCACGTACACCGAGGCCACGCGCGCGCGCACCCAGTTGGCCGCGTAGGTCTGCACAACCGTGGAAATGGTCGCGTTGACTGCCATCCAGCCAAAACCTGCCAACAACATCATGGCGCAGACCACCGCGCGGTTATGCGACAACGCTGCGCTGAGGGTGGCGGCGCTGAAGGCGATCACACCGCAGACGATCAGGCGTCGCAGGCTCAAGGTTCGGTACAGCTTTGGCAGGCAGATGGCCGACAACACCGCGCCAGCGCCGAGAAATGCCATCAGCAGGCCGTAACCACCGGCATCCATGCCCAGCTCCTGCTTGGCAACCAACGGCATCAATGCCCATAACGCACTGGCGCAACTGGTGAACACCAACACCTGTCGCAGCGCGCTGGATAAAACCGCCGAATGCCGGATATAGCGCAGCCCGCTGCGCATACCGCCCGCCAGGGTTTCCGGCGGCAAGCCAAACTCGGGCGGCGCGGGTGCCAGGCGAAACAGAAACAACATGACCACAAACATGCACAAGGCGATCACCACGAATACCAGAGTGGTGCTCCAGTAGGCAATCAACGCGCCTGCCAACGCGGGGCCCAATGCCCGTGTGGCATTGATGGCAATGCCAATCAAGGAGACGGCTGCAGGCACCTGGTCACGCGGCAGCACACCCACCATGGTCACCATCCACGCCGACATGCCCAAGGCACTGCCGGTACCCAGCACAAAGGTAAAGGCCAGCAACCCCAGTGCTTCAAGGTGTGCGGTCCATGCAAGGAGGCTGAGGACCACGGCGGCGAACAGCATCATGCACTGGGTGATGATCAGCCAGTTTCGGCGATCCACGCGGTCTGCGATCACCCCGCCCGGCAAGGCAAACAGGAACACCGGCAAGGTCACGGCCGTTTGTACCAGTGAAACCATGGTGGCGGATGGGGTCAGCGTGGTCATGATCCACGCCGCTCCCACGGTGTGCATCCAGATCGCCAAGTTGACCAGCGCACCGCCCAGCCATAAGCCACGGAACGCCTTGTTACGAAACGGCGCCCACGCCGAGCCATCGCTCATAGTTACTCCTGCCAGGAATTCATTGTTTAGGAACGCCGGTTTACGCCAGCGGTTGACCCAACCTGCCCTTTGCCCGCGCGCCACTCAGGGCGCGCGGCGCGGCAATGGTGTTGCGCAAACGGCCGACACCGCTGATCTGCGCATCGACGCGATCGCCTGGCTGCAGGAAGCGCCCTGTTTCCAGCCCGACACCATGGCTGGACCCGGTAAACACCAGGTCTCCGGGGCGCAGGGTGATGCGCGCATCGAGGTAGTTGAGCAGCTCGTCCAGCGGGAAAATCATCTGCCGGGTGTTGTCCTGCTGGCGTAGCTCATCGTTGACAGTCAGTTGCATGTTCAACATCGGCTGCCCTCTCACACCCAACTCGTCAGGCGTGACGATCCACGGGCCGACGGGTGTGGTGCGGTCCATGGCCTTCTGGGTCAGCAAGTCCAGGCGGCCGATCTGTTTGCCGGCGTCCCGTGCGCTGATGTCGTTGCCGACCGTGTAGCCCAACAGGCAATGGCTGGCGCGCGGCTCATCGAGCAGCGGCCGGCCAATCACGGCGACAAGTTCGACTTCGTAATCGAGCTGGGTGGTCAGGGGTGGATAGTGGATCTCATCATTGGCCCCCACCAGAGCCGATTCAGGCTTCATGTAGGCCAAGGGGTGGGCCGGCACCGTGCTGCCCAGGCGTTGCAAATGGCTGGGGTAATTCAAACCGACGCCAAACACCCGCCCGCCAGGCTCCAGGGGTGGAAGCAGCCGAGCGGCGGACCGGGGCAGGCGTTCAGGCCCCAGGTCCAGGGCATCCAACGCCTGCGCCCCCGTTAACCCGGCCCAGTGTGCGAACGGTGCATTAATGGGCCGCAGGCGGTGGGTCTCATCTTCAAGCAGCGCCCAGAATGCCCTGCCGCCCACCTCGACCCGCGCAATGCGCATGTCAGCGCTTGGCCAGGTAGATGGGCAAGTACTCGGCGTCGAGCACCTCTTCGGGCGTCTTGACACTGGCACCCAGGATCGGCCCGACCATTTCATGCCCCCACAGGCTGAGCTTTTCAGGGTTCAGCTCGTAGGGATCGCCCTGCCACGGCTCGATTTCGGCAATGGTTTCGAAGGCAAAACCCGAGGGGGTGAAATGGTAGAACGACAGGTGCGGGTCCTGGGCATGCTGGCCCAGGGTCATCATCATCGGCAGTTCGCGCTGGCGCACAATGTCGTAGGTTTCGCCGACATCGCGCACATTGCGCACAAACAAGCCCACGTGTTGCACGCCCATCCGCCCCGGCCCGTGGCCATAGGCAATGTCGTGGCTGGTGTGGTGGTTGAGCTTGGAGCGAAAGAACCCGGTGCGGCCCTTGCCCGCACCCGCGCCATACCAACTGAACCCCATCACGTTGAGCAGAAAGTCTTCCAGCTCGTGGGTGTAGTCCGGCGTGATCAACACCACATGGCCGGCGCCCCGCTCATCGGCGAGAAAACCACTGTGCGGGCGCCCGGGCTGGAACGAACGTGGCAGCCATTTCTGCCCGTAGAACAGCTCGTGCCGATAGCCGACCGGGTCGCGAAAACGCACCACCTCGCGCACACCGCGCAGCTCGCAGAATTGCGCATCGCCGCGCGTGTATTCGACCTTGGCAGCCTCAAGTTTCTTGATACCGGCCTCGAACGCCATACGACCGATGGCCTCCCAACCGATATAGGCGATACGGTCGACCTCACCGGGGTGGAATGCAAACCGGTGGCGACGATCGTCGATCTTGAAGTACAGCGAATCCGGGTCGCTCTCGGGGTTTTTGCCTATGCCGAAGCCCATCACCTGCGGGCCGTATTCACGCCACGCGTCCAGGTGCGGGGTTTCGAAACCCATGTAACCGATGCCGATGATGTCCACGTTTTTTCACCTTTTTATTGTTCGAGATGAAACGGTGCGGCGCTGGCTAGACCGCCAGTAAGCCGCCGTCGATGACAAAGTCCGAGCCGGTAATGAAGGACGCCTCATCGGACGCCACGAAGACCGCCAGCGCCACCACTTCCTCGGGTTCACCGGGACGGTCCATCAGCACGCCGTCCAGCAGCATCGCGCGCAGCTTGGCGTCTTCCAGGAACGGACGGGTGCCGGGGGTAGCGACGAATCCGGGGCTCAGGCTGACCGCCCGTATGCCGAACGGTGCGCCCTCTACGGCAAGCTGCCGGGTGAACGACACCACCGCGCCTTTGGCGGCCGAGTGGGCACTGATGCCCGCGACCTTCGAGCCGCCCCAGGCGGCAGTGGACGACACATTGATGATCACCCCGCGCTGCTCGGCCAAGTGGTTCCAGGCGTATTTGGTGGTGTAGAACAGCAGGTCGATTTCGTTACGCATTGTGTACTGCCAATCTTCGATCGACAGTTCGCTGACCAGCCCGAAACGCGCGGCCGAAGCGTTGTTGTAGAGGATATCGATACGCCCGTGCTCGGCGACGGCGGCATCGATCCAGGCCTTGGCTTGCTCGTGGTCGCCCAGGTCGACCGGGGCACTGCCGTAAAGGGTGAAACCTTCGGCGCGCATCAATTCGGCGGTCTGCTCATGGCCCTCGGCGACAAAGTCGCAACCGACCACGATGGCGCCCTCGCGGGCAAAGCGCAGTGCTGCAGCACGCCCTTGGCCGCCGCCGGTACCGGTGATCAAGGCCACCTTATTGTGTAAACGTCCCATCGACCTCTCCTCAGCGTGTGGTTATCCCAAAGCGCATGCGCGCCGATTCAAACGGCGTCGTCTGCGGCGGTGATGGGCTCCAGCCAGATGGCTTCGGCCGGACACGCTGCGGCACCTTCGCGTGCTTCTTCTTCAAGCTCCACAGGCACGCGGGCATCGTCGAAGTACACCAGGCCATCGGCGTCGAGTTTGTAGACACTGGGGCAGATCGTGGCACACAAGCCATAACCACAGCAGCGGCTACGGTCTGCCACGGCCTTGAACTGCGCAGGTTCTGAACTCATTTTTTTCTCCTTATCAGGTTCAGTTTCGGCAAATTATGAACACTTATTTATTTTATGTGCAATTAATTTTTAGCGCGGATATGCTGGTGATCAGCCCCGGGGGCAAAACAACCCGGCCGGCTGCCTGCGACGAGGGCTTGAATACAGTCAAGCCAGCTTGATCCAACGTCGCCTGCGGCGCAGGTATTTTCGTTTGTCTGTCAGTCACATGGCGATGCTGGACAAACCCAGATGGGCAATTTTAGTCTCCACCCGGTATCCGGTTCTGAATACAGAACCAAACAGTTTCCCCAGCAGCGCTTGGCTCAACAAAACCTATAAGGAAGCCAACCCCATGCAGCCTTCGAAAAACGAAGCGGCTATTGATTTTCATGAATTCCGTCAGGGCTGGAAAATCCTGATCCTGTCGGTCGCCGGTGTCGCCATCAGCATCAATGCCGCGCTGTTGTATGGCTTCGGCACGTTGGTGGTGCCGCTGGGCGACGCCTTCGGCTGGAGCAGAAGCGAACTGCAGGCGTGCATCACCTTCCTGTTCGGCGGCGCCGTGGTATCGCTGCAATTGGTGGGCTGGTTCAACCTGCGCTACGGGATGAAACGCGTCACCGTGATTTCGCTGCTGCTGCTCTCCCTCGGCTACCTGGCCACCACCCAACTGACTGCCTCCATCTGGTCGATGTACTTTGCCTTTGCGGTACTGCCGATCATCGGTATGGGCGCCTTGGCGGTCACCTGGACCCAACTGCTGAGCTTGTGGTTCGACCGCAATCGCGGGCTCGCGCTGGCCATCGGGCTGTCCGGTACTGGCGTCACCGCAGCCACCATTCCACGCCTGATGGCCTGGGGCATCGAGCAATGGGACTGGCGTGCAGCCTTCGTCATCCTCGCGTTGCTTAACCTGCTGGTATTGCTGCCCCTGATTTTGCTGTGGTTCAAGCTGCCGATGGCCCAGGGCGATGGCGACAGAAAGCAGGCGCTGGCGGCCCTGCCCGGCATGAGCTTTCGCGAAGGCATGGGCTCGCTGAAGTTCTGGACCTGCAACCTGGCGCTCAGCCTGGTGATTTCCTCGATTGTGGGGATGGTCACCAGCACCGTGCCCATGCTGCAAGCCAAAGGGCTGTCGGCGGGTGACGCGGCCACGGTATTCAGTTGCTTCGGGATTTCGCTGATCTTCGGCCGGCTGTTGATTGGCTACCTGCTCGATCGCCTGTGGCCGCCTGCGGTGTCGGCGATCAGCCTGATCCTGCCTGCCGTGGGGTGTTTCATTTACCTGAACACCTCCACCGAAATCGCCCCGTTGATGCTGGCGGCCGTGCTGGTGGGTTTTGGTGCAGGCGCAGAATTCGATATCGCCGCCTTCCTCATTGCGCGTTATTTCGGCTTGCGCGAGTACGGCCGCCTGTTTGGTGTGCACCAAGGCCTGAACACCGTGGCCTCGGCCCTGGCGCCACTGT from Pseudomonas synxantha harbors:
- a CDS encoding ferredoxin, producing MSSEPAQFKAVADRSRCCGYGLCATICPSVYKLDADGLVYFDDARVPVELEEEAREGAAACPAEAIWLEPITAADDAV
- a CDS encoding fumarylacetoacetate hydrolase family protein — encoded protein: MRLVTYTDAEGIDRAGALFNDDQQVLDLQRAYRAVQGRDSAALGSILGLVEAGEPALELARGLLAKAPADAVLERAHVKLRAPIQPPPQMRDCSCFELHLRQSFAAARRARALRTDDPEATLKAMNTRADDRVIETFNEQPIYYKGNRFAVVGIDDEFQWPSFTRALDFELEFGCYIGKRGKDISREAARGHIVGYTIFNDMSARDAQALEMPGMLGPAKSKDFDTANIMGPCLVTADELGDPYDLNMIARVNGEEWGRGNTRDMRWQFEDVIAHVSRDETLHAGEFLGSGTVGNGCGLEQLRYLKRGDVVELEIDGIGVLRTQVGLKPAQ
- a CDS encoding MFS transporter gives rise to the protein MSDGSAWAPFRNKAFRGLWLGGALVNLAIWMHTVGAAWIMTTLTPSATMVSLVQTAVTLPVFLFALPGGVIADRVDRRNWLIITQCMMLFAAVVLSLLAWTAHLEALGLLAFTFVLGTGSALGMSAWMVTMVGVLPRDQVPAAVSLIGIAINATRALGPALAGALIAYWSTTLVFVVIALCMFVVMLFLFRLAPAPPEFGLPPETLAGGMRSGLRYIRHSAVLSSALRQVLVFTSCASALWALMPLVAKQELGMDAGGYGLLMAFLGAGAVLSAICLPKLYRTLSLRRLIVCGVIAFSAATLSAALSHNRAVVCAMMLLAGFGWMAVNATISTVVQTYAANWVRARVASVYVLTLMGAMAAGGVLWGALAEYVGLEQSLLLATLLLIGGLMLTRKGQFELGQEADFALVALTEKPLLTATVAHADGPVSVEIVYQVTDAQRADFLNSVYAVGKARRRNGAQNWRLYRDMAQPQLYVERFTVESWLDYLRQQLRVTQADHAQERLIERYRCEDLQTRRLIYQPPLASVSDA
- a CDS encoding IclR family transcriptional regulator, which encodes MDSSDVNDSTKLGTAVTVKPVSNAIRILRYLSQVGTPERSVDIARQLAINPSTCFNILRTLVQEDVVDFSAMSKRYSVGLGLARLVEQQVTQGHRVQMAKPLLQNLAARLRVTITLWRRTSPDRIVIVSSAASPTDVRIDMAEGQRLPLLMGASGRMFATQIDMEDPLVQSGYETIRWARPLPLATYREEVKLAAERGWAMDDGHFSVGILAVAAPIYSPSDSIDFTVSAVMFRGQRDEEGLAELGKALIEFCSEVACVLY
- a CDS encoding Zn-ribbon domain-containing OB-fold protein, which produces MPRKLPALNADNRAFWQGGEQGTLFAHHCAACSLYFHPPAPLCPHCASLDVAPRAVSGKGKVLSYTVNHQPWTPGLEVPYVVAIIELVEQAGLQFVSNVVGMPVDEVHIDMPVRVSFLNIEDVWLPLFEKDQ
- a CDS encoding VOC family protein — protein: MDIIGIGYMGFETPHLDAWREYGPQVMGFGIGKNPESDPDSLYFKIDDRRHRFAFHPGEVDRIAYIGWEAIGRMAFEAGIKKLEAAKVEYTRGDAQFCELRGVREVVRFRDPVGYRHELFYGQKWLPRSFQPGRPHSGFLADERGAGHVVLITPDYTHELEDFLLNVMGFSWYGAGAGKGRTGFFRSKLNHHTSHDIAYGHGPGRMGVQHVGLFVRNVRDVGETYDIVRQRELPMMMTLGQHAQDPHLSFYHFTPSGFAFETIAEIEPWQGDPYELNPEKLSLWGHEMVGPILGASVKTPEEVLDAEYLPIYLAKR
- a CDS encoding thiolase family protein, with protein sequence MFDHRYEKDVAITGVGQSEVGRPSSLSAMRLTVDACLEAIADAGLQRSDIDGVACWPGDNNNGDAFSPVGPSALKNALGLNVNWFGGGYEGPGPLAGVINGAMSIAAGLCKHVLVFRTITEASARVVDKQAGALTNKTQGRDSSFAWQWFTPFNVQSGINLMALYAQRHFHEYGTRPEQLAQIALTCRRNAMRNPKAVYRTPMRMDDYMASRMISSPLRMFDCDVHCDASTAIVLSRRDIAKDLPNRPIRIEAMGAALNQPWSWDQISLTKMAAFDVGQMMWARTDYTPQDVGSAQLYDGFSILTLIWLEALGLCPTGESGAFVEGGTRIALEGALPINTNGGQLSGGRTHGLGYVHEACQQLWGRAEGRQTRDHEVSTVAAGGGPLGGSLLLVRE
- a CDS encoding aromatic ring-hydroxylating dioxygenase subunit alpha, which produces MLTITSPVLSDGTKVSDLIYPSSREVQMRVLSDREIYDLEMEKIFGKIWVLLGHESEIPNSGDFMVRDLGSDSVIVARGKEGEVFVTLNVCPHRGMRISTADCGNTQIHKCIYHGWAFRPNGDFVGSPVERECMHGKTLPKEELGLKKARVTLYGGLVFATWNIDGPSFDEFLGDAKWYYDMLFCRSDKGMEVLGPPQRFVVNANWKTAGEQSAADGFHTLTLHRWLGEVGNYAKKGEGETADLSPEMIGVEISSPHGHALRCIDLARKIKRLTGLDPAELSVEQKLQALPPAGMTADMVEQLARNLSEDQLKVLTTMPPQVGGMFPNILFGFVYIPQPDGSVVGSMTLHAYVPRGPDQLEFVNWVFAEKDASPELRDKMLKQTIQLFGTSGMVEQDDSDTWPHMTLAAKGAMGRKSTLKYQACFETGAPEGWPGPGIVNEGFTKDDTQWHWWLYWHELMTASDEQ
- a CDS encoding SDR family NAD(P)-dependent oxidoreductase; translation: MSQPLQGKRIVVTGGFGVLGSTLGKYLLARGAQVALLDRSEAPATLLDTQGLLCLDGVDLTSAASAGVAFERVAAQWGGIDGLVNVAGGFAWETVEEGQLETWDRLYQINLRTAVVSAQSALAHLVAGNAGRIVNIGALASVKASAGMGAYAASKAGVARFTEALAEELKDRGVTVNAVLPSIIDTPTNRADMPDADSSRWVTPEALAAVVAFLLSDDAAAVTGALLPVSGRV
- a CDS encoding fumarylacetoacetate hydrolase family protein; its protein translation is MRIARVEVGGRAFWALLEDETHRLRPINAPFAHWAGLTGAQALDALDLGPERLPRSAARLLPPLEPGGRVFGVGLNYPSHLQRLGSTVPAHPLAYMKPESALVGANDEIHYPPLTTQLDYEVELVAVIGRPLLDEPRASHCLLGYTVGNDISARDAGKQIGRLDLLTQKAMDRTTPVGPWIVTPDELGVRGQPMLNMQLTVNDELRQQDNTRQMIFPLDELLNYLDARITLRPGDLVFTGSSHGVGLETGRFLQPGDRVDAQISGVGRLRNTIAAPRALSGARAKGRLGQPLA
- a CDS encoding MFS transporter, whose protein sequence is MQPSKNEAAIDFHEFRQGWKILILSVAGVAISINAALLYGFGTLVVPLGDAFGWSRSELQACITFLFGGAVVSLQLVGWFNLRYGMKRVTVISLLLLSLGYLATTQLTASIWSMYFAFAVLPIIGMGALAVTWTQLLSLWFDRNRGLALAIGLSGTGVTAATIPRLMAWGIEQWDWRAAFVILALLNLLVLLPLILLWFKLPMAQGDGDRKQALAALPGMSFREGMGSLKFWTCNLALSLVISSIVGMVTSTVPMLQAKGLSAGDAATVFSCFGISLIFGRLLIGYLLDRLWPPAVSAISLILPAVGCFIYLNTSTEIAPLMLAAVLVGFGAGAEFDIAAFLIARYFGLREYGRLFGVHQGLNTVASALAPLLFAVMLARTGSYTAMLVYSAACCLIGPLLLLTLGRVPRFTAQALPHQS
- a CDS encoding SDR family NAD(P)-dependent oxidoreductase — translated: MGRLHNKVALITGTGGGQGRAAALRFAREGAIVVGCDFVAEGHEQTAELMRAEGFTLYGSAPVDLGDHEQAKAWIDAAVAEHGRIDILYNNASAARFGLVSELSIEDWQYTMRNEIDLLFYTTKYAWNHLAEQRGVIINVSSTAAWGGSKVAGISAHSAAKGAVVSFTRQLAVEGAPFGIRAVSLSPGFVATPGTRPFLEDAKLRAMLLDGVLMDRPGEPEEVVALAVFVASDEASFITGSDFVIDGGLLAV